Proteins encoded together in one Triticum dicoccoides isolate Atlit2015 ecotype Zavitan chromosome 7B, WEW_v2.0, whole genome shotgun sequence window:
- the LOC119337531 gene encoding beta-glucosidase 28-like isoform X1, with translation MDRALLVPALLLAALLACSGGVHGAGFNRLCRVVFLYYMPFCISWLQYEGAVNLRGKNIWDTFARTPGKIADGSNPDTANDFYHRYKDDLKLITDMNMDTFRFSLAWSRILPNGTIAGGINKAGVDFYNSLIDKVLARGLTPFVTIFHFDTPQVLEDKYGGFLSQNIVKDYVEYAELCFKLFGDRVKFWTTFNEPMIFCAFGYGSGSTAPGRCSPYVSKACGAGDSSTEPYIAGHNLLIAHAEAVRLYRTRYQPAQRGQVGIVQVSHWFIPYDAASDADRHAVKRSLDFMLGWFMHPVAFGEYPATMRRLVGRRLPEFTKEQSDMLKGSYDFLGLNYYTSNYAQAAARAPDRRQPSYGTDHRVNQTGYRNGIPIGPPAYTPIFFNYPPGLRELLLYIRRIYGNRPIYITENGTDEANNSTIPIKEALKDDTRISFHVNHLKLVHKAIQEGVNVKGYITWTFLDGFEFGDGFKDRFGLIYVDYATLARYRKKSSYWIQDFLQRH, from the exons ATGGATAGGGCTCTTCTCGTGCCCGCTCTCCTGCTCGCGGCTCTGCTAGCTTGCAGCGGCGGCGTCCATGGCGCCGGGTTCAACAG GTTGTGCCGTGTAGTCTTCTTATACTACATGCCATTCTGCATTTCTTGGTTGCAGTATGAGGGAGCTGTGAATCTGCGGGGCAAGAACATCTGGGACACCTTCGCTCGCACCCCAG GTAAAATAGCCGACGGCAGCAACCCGGATACGGCAAACGACTTCTATCATCGCTACAAG GACGATCTGAAGCTGATAACCGACATGAACATGGACACCTTCCGGTTCTCCCTTGCGTGGAGCAGGATCCTTCCAA ATGGAACCATAGCCGGAGGAATCAACAAAGCAGGGGTCGATTTCTACAACAGCCTCATCGACAAGGTTTTGGCTAGAG GGCTGACGCCTTTCGTCACAATCTTCCACTTCGACACCCCCCAGGTCCTCGAGGACAAATACGGAGGCTTCTTGAGCCAAAACATCGT AAAGGACTACGTGGAGTACGCGGAGCTGTGCTTCAAGCTGTTCGGCGACCGGGTGAAGTTCTGGACCACCTTCAACGAGCCCATGATCTTCTGCGCCTTCGGATACGGCAGCGGCAGCACGGCCCCGGGGCGCTGCTCGCCGTACGTGTCCAAGGCCTGCGGCGCCGGGGACTCCTCCACGGAGCCCTACATCGCCGGCCACAACCTCCTCATCGCGCACGCCGAGGCCGTGCGCCTGTACCGCACCAGGTACCAGCCGGCGCAGCGGGGCCAGGTCGGCATCGTGCAGGTGTCCCACTGGTTCATCCCCTACGACGCCGCCTCCGACGCCGACCGGCACGCCGTGAAGCGCAGCCTGGACTTCATGCTCGGTTGGTTCATGCACCCGGTGGCGTTCGGGGAGTATCCGGCGACGATGCGCCGGCTGGTAGGCCGCCGGCTGCCGGAGTTTACCAAGGAGCAGTCCGACATGCTCAAGGGGTCCTACGACTTCCTCGGCCTCAACTATTACACGAGCAACTACGCGCAGGCCGCCGCGCGCGCGCCCGACCGGCGGCAGCCGTCGTACGGCACCGACCACCGGGTCAACCAGACCGGCTACCGCAACGGCATCCCCATCGGCCCACCG GCGTACACGCCCATCTTCTTCAACTACCCGCCGGGGCTGCGCGAGCTGCTGCTTTACATCCGGAGGATCTACGGCAACCGCCCCATCTACATCACCGAAAACG GCACTGACGAGGCGAACAACAGCACAATCCCGATCAAAGAAGCGCTCAAGGACGACACCCGCATCTCCTTCCACGTCAACCACCTCAAGTTGGTGCACAAAGCCATCCA GGAGGGGGTGAACGTGAAGGGTTACATCACATGGACGTTCCTGGACGGCTTCGAGTTCGGTGACGGATTCAAGGATCGGTTCGGTCTCATCTACGTCGACTATGCCACGCTCGCCAGGTACCGCAAGAAGTCCAGCTACTGGATCCAGGACTTCCTTCAGAGGCACTGA
- the LOC119337531 gene encoding beta-glucosidase 28-like isoform X2, which yields MDRALLVPALLLAALLACSGGVHGAGFNRYSFPKGFIFGTGSSAIQYEGAVNLRGKNIWDTFARTPGKIADGSNPDTANDFYHRYKDDLKLITDMNMDTFRFSLAWSRILPNGTIAGGINKAGVDFYNSLIDKVLARGLTPFVTIFHFDTPQVLEDKYGGFLSQNIVKDYVEYAELCFKLFGDRVKFWTTFNEPMIFCAFGYGSGSTAPGRCSPYVSKACGAGDSSTEPYIAGHNLLIAHAEAVRLYRTRYQPAQRGQVGIVQVSHWFIPYDAASDADRHAVKRSLDFMLGWFMHPVAFGEYPATMRRLVGRRLPEFTKEQSDMLKGSYDFLGLNYYTSNYAQAAARAPDRRQPSYGTDHRVNQTGYRNGIPIGPPAYTPIFFNYPPGLRELLLYIRRIYGNRPIYITENGTDEANNSTIPIKEALKDDTRISFHVNHLKLVHKAIQEGVNVKGYITWTFLDGFEFGDGFKDRFGLIYVDYATLARYRKKSSYWIQDFLQRH from the exons ATGGATAGGGCTCTTCTCGTGCCCGCTCTCCTGCTCGCGGCTCTGCTAGCTTGCAGCGGCGGCGTCCATGGCGCCGGGTTCAACAGGTACAGCTTCCCCAAGGGGTTCATCTTCGGCACCGGCTCCTCCGCCATTCAG TATGAGGGAGCTGTGAATCTGCGGGGCAAGAACATCTGGGACACCTTCGCTCGCACCCCAG GTAAAATAGCCGACGGCAGCAACCCGGATACGGCAAACGACTTCTATCATCGCTACAAG GACGATCTGAAGCTGATAACCGACATGAACATGGACACCTTCCGGTTCTCCCTTGCGTGGAGCAGGATCCTTCCAA ATGGAACCATAGCCGGAGGAATCAACAAAGCAGGGGTCGATTTCTACAACAGCCTCATCGACAAGGTTTTGGCTAGAG GGCTGACGCCTTTCGTCACAATCTTCCACTTCGACACCCCCCAGGTCCTCGAGGACAAATACGGAGGCTTCTTGAGCCAAAACATCGT AAAGGACTACGTGGAGTACGCGGAGCTGTGCTTCAAGCTGTTCGGCGACCGGGTGAAGTTCTGGACCACCTTCAACGAGCCCATGATCTTCTGCGCCTTCGGATACGGCAGCGGCAGCACGGCCCCGGGGCGCTGCTCGCCGTACGTGTCCAAGGCCTGCGGCGCCGGGGACTCCTCCACGGAGCCCTACATCGCCGGCCACAACCTCCTCATCGCGCACGCCGAGGCCGTGCGCCTGTACCGCACCAGGTACCAGCCGGCGCAGCGGGGCCAGGTCGGCATCGTGCAGGTGTCCCACTGGTTCATCCCCTACGACGCCGCCTCCGACGCCGACCGGCACGCCGTGAAGCGCAGCCTGGACTTCATGCTCGGTTGGTTCATGCACCCGGTGGCGTTCGGGGAGTATCCGGCGACGATGCGCCGGCTGGTAGGCCGCCGGCTGCCGGAGTTTACCAAGGAGCAGTCCGACATGCTCAAGGGGTCCTACGACTTCCTCGGCCTCAACTATTACACGAGCAACTACGCGCAGGCCGCCGCGCGCGCGCCCGACCGGCGGCAGCCGTCGTACGGCACCGACCACCGGGTCAACCAGACCGGCTACCGCAACGGCATCCCCATCGGCCCACCG GCGTACACGCCCATCTTCTTCAACTACCCGCCGGGGCTGCGCGAGCTGCTGCTTTACATCCGGAGGATCTACGGCAACCGCCCCATCTACATCACCGAAAACG GCACTGACGAGGCGAACAACAGCACAATCCCGATCAAAGAAGCGCTCAAGGACGACACCCGCATCTCCTTCCACGTCAACCACCTCAAGTTGGTGCACAAAGCCATCCA GGAGGGGGTGAACGTGAAGGGTTACATCACATGGACGTTCCTGGACGGCTTCGAGTTCGGTGACGGATTCAAGGATCGGTTCGGTCTCATCTACGTCGACTATGCCACGCTCGCCAGGTACCGCAAGAAGTCCAGCTACTGGATCCAGGACTTCCTTCAGAGGCACTGA